In Candidatus Defluviilinea proxima, a single genomic region encodes these proteins:
- a CDS encoding glycosyltransferase has protein sequence MKLKPLPNHPIVSIVTPSYNQASYLEQTLRSVLEQDYPRIEYIVIDGASTDGSVDIIKSHADKLAWWVSEKDSGQAEAINKGLTRATGEIIAWLNSDDYYFPNAISNAVKVFEENPDVVMLYGDMLAVDEYGQTINELKYKQLTLEDLLCFQIIGQPAVFFRREAYEKTGGLDMSFHLLLDHQFWIRIAQHGKILHVDQTWAAARYHAQAKNRAKAAEFGREAFRILDWAKTQAGLAEAVSGVERRARASANRVDARYLLDGGKSASALAAWFRALFIHPPTALTRMNILVSALLQLSGLSRLRDLILRRRAHSFSSDKQKTRI, from the coding sequence GTGAAACTGAAACCTTTGCCAAACCATCCCATCGTTTCGATTGTGACTCCCTCCTACAATCAAGCATCCTATCTTGAACAGACTCTGCGTTCTGTTTTGGAGCAAGATTATCCGCGTATTGAATACATCGTGATTGATGGCGCATCCACGGATGGGTCAGTTGATATCATTAAGAGCCATGCGGACAAATTGGCCTGGTGGGTGAGTGAAAAGGACTCAGGTCAAGCCGAAGCCATCAATAAGGGATTGACCCGTGCGACGGGCGAGATCATCGCCTGGCTCAACTCGGATGATTATTATTTCCCGAATGCCATTTCAAACGCTGTAAAAGTTTTCGAGGAAAACCCCGATGTGGTCATGCTCTATGGCGATATGCTGGCTGTGGATGAATACGGGCAGACCATCAACGAGCTGAAATACAAACAGCTGACTCTTGAAGACCTGTTGTGCTTTCAGATCATCGGTCAACCAGCGGTGTTTTTTCGGCGCGAAGCGTATGAGAAAACAGGTGGACTTGATATGTCCTTTCACCTTTTGCTCGACCATCAATTTTGGATCCGCATTGCACAACACGGAAAGATATTGCATGTGGATCAAACGTGGGCGGCGGCGCGTTATCATGCGCAGGCAAAGAACCGTGCCAAAGCCGCAGAGTTTGGGCGTGAAGCCTTCCGCATTTTGGATTGGGCGAAGACTCAGGCTGGTTTGGCCGAAGCAGTTTCGGGCGTGGAAAGACGCGCGCGCGCATCCGCGAACCGAGTCGATGCGCGGTATCTTCTTGATGGAGGAAAGTCCGCGTCTGCATTGGCGGCGTGGTTCCGCGCGCTGTTCATCCATCCACCTACAGCTTTGACGCGGATGAATATTCTGGTTTCGGCGTTGTTACAACTTAGCGGGTTGAGCAGGTTGCGTGACCTGATCTTGCGCCGCCGCGCGCACTCATTTTCGAGCGACAAGCAGAAAACTCGAATCTGA
- a CDS encoding glycosyltransferase family 39 protein translates to MSSIFSNRFVRIAALVILLGAAITIRLYDLTDLPFDFHPTRQLLSVIRARGLFYETQPDGYPTWKLEAGIQHMQSKADIEPVVYERLVAFTYRFTGEQIWVARIYSSLFWLIGAVFLFLLVRELVSFEGALVSTAYFLLFPYAVIASRSFQPDILMIALTISFWWMLLRWTRSPSWMNTLLSGLLGGFAIFIKFPAAFFVIGGALGLVLSRYTFIELFRNIKMWVLAVIGALPPLLYIFYGVFINGRLGVEFTGNFVPSLMFSLLNYVYWETKASIAAGGLFIMLGLLGLFLVKNKQLRSMLLGLWIAYFIFGMYFNYHAGTHDYYHLPLIPIVAISLASLGDVIFARLAESASSRWMRSAVYLILLLGMFSVVWDVRNKMKAVDYRPEAAMWEEIGEKLNHEMTAIALTADYGSRLQYFGWTSTAYWPASGDIYAAGLHGEDFAFDKEFNRRVQSKRYFLVTDFKDLKAQPELQARLSTYPIFAQGEGYVIYDLENQ, encoded by the coding sequence ATGTCATCTATATTCTCAAATCGATTCGTACGAATCGCCGCGCTGGTCATTTTGTTGGGCGCGGCGATTACCATTCGCCTGTATGATCTCACAGACCTGCCGTTTGACTTTCATCCCACGCGACAATTGTTATCAGTGATCCGGGCACGTGGCTTGTTTTATGAAACCCAGCCTGATGGCTACCCCACGTGGAAATTGGAAGCGGGTATTCAACACATGCAATCCAAGGCGGATATCGAGCCAGTTGTGTATGAACGTTTGGTTGCGTTCACCTATCGCTTCACAGGTGAACAAATTTGGGTTGCGCGCATCTACTCATCTCTCTTTTGGTTGATCGGTGCAGTTTTTCTTTTTCTACTGGTGCGCGAGCTTGTTTCTTTCGAAGGCGCACTCGTTTCAACCGCGTACTTTTTATTGTTTCCTTACGCGGTTATCGCGAGCCGTAGTTTTCAACCAGATATCTTGATGATCGCGTTGACAATCTCCTTTTGGTGGATGTTGCTACGCTGGACTCGTTCGCCATCCTGGATGAATACGCTTCTTTCTGGACTTTTGGGCGGGTTCGCCATCTTTATCAAATTCCCCGCTGCATTCTTTGTCATCGGCGGCGCACTCGGACTTGTGCTGAGTCGTTATACATTTATCGAGTTGTTCCGAAACATAAAGATGTGGGTTCTCGCTGTGATCGGCGCACTGCCTCCGTTGCTCTATATCTTCTACGGTGTATTTATCAACGGACGTTTGGGCGTGGAGTTCACGGGAAACTTTGTCCCATCATTGATGTTTAGCTTGTTGAACTACGTGTATTGGGAAACAAAAGCCAGCATTGCGGCGGGCGGTCTCTTCATCATGCTTGGTCTGCTCGGACTCTTTCTCGTCAAGAATAAACAACTCCGTTCGATGTTGTTAGGGCTGTGGATCGCTTATTTTATTTTTGGCATGTATTTCAACTATCACGCTGGCACACATGATTACTATCATCTGCCACTGATCCCCATCGTGGCGATCTCGCTGGCGTCGCTTGGGGATGTGATCTTTGCTCGTTTGGCAGAATCAGCTTCAAGTCGATGGATGCGAAGCGCCGTGTATCTCATCCTGCTCTTGGGTATGTTCTCTGTCGTGTGGGATGTCCGTAACAAAATGAAGGCTGTGGATTATCGTCCCGAAGCCGCGATGTGGGAGGAGATCGGCGAGAAGCTGAATCACGAAATGACGGCCATCGCGCTCACGGCAGATTATGGCTCGCGCCTGCAATACTTCGGCTGGACGAGTACAGCCTACTGGCCTGCTTCTGGTGATATTTATGCCGCAGGTTTACATGGCGAAGATTTTGCGTTCGATAAAGAATTCAATCGGCGCGTACAGAGCAAACGATATTTTCTTGTGACCGATTTCAAAGACCTGAAAGCACAGCCTGAGTTGCAGGCTCGGTTATCTACGTACCCGATCTTCGCGCAAGGCGAGGGGTATGTAATTTACGATTTGGAGAACCAATGA
- a CDS encoding DUF115 domain-containing protein produces the protein MKQTLKQIIPQPVWHFARDTYDAFRRIPELPDAYLHPWRRESIRRLADLKDIHKGKRAFIIGNGPSLKQTDLSKLKGEVTFAMNRFYLAFPDLGFATSYICVTNDLVVEQFADDLAKLPIPKFIAWRSHRHFKPEISLKDIPTFVYTSYTGPRFTTDSRRRVWEGATVTNLALQLAYHMGVEKTILIGVDHNFKDKGEANKTVVSTGDDPNHFDPRYFGKGIKWQLPDLDTSEIGYTFAREAYRKAGREVVDATVGGKLAIFPKVDYNTLF, from the coding sequence ATGAAACAAACTCTGAAACAAATCATCCCGCAACCCGTTTGGCATTTTGCGCGTGATACCTATGACGCATTCCGGCGCATCCCTGAATTACCCGATGCGTATCTCCATCCGTGGAGACGTGAGAGCATCAGGCGTCTTGCTGATCTGAAGGACATTCACAAAGGCAAGCGTGCCTTCATCATTGGCAATGGACCGTCTCTCAAGCAGACTGACCTCAGTAAGCTAAAGGGCGAAGTCACCTTTGCGATGAATCGCTTTTACCTCGCATTCCCTGATCTTGGCTTCGCAACATCCTATATCTGTGTGACGAATGATCTCGTCGTCGAGCAATTTGCTGATGATCTTGCTAAGCTTCCAATTCCCAAGTTTATCGCATGGAGATCGCATAGGCACTTCAAACCTGAGATTTCACTGAAGGACATTCCAACCTTCGTCTACACTTCCTACACTGGCCCGCGGTTTACGACTGACTCGCGCAGACGAGTCTGGGAAGGTGCGACAGTCACCAACTTGGCACTGCAACTTGCGTATCACATGGGCGTCGAGAAAACGATCCTTATTGGCGTGGACCACAACTTTAAAGACAAAGGCGAAGCGAACAAGACTGTTGTTTCAACAGGTGATGATCCCAACCATTTCGATCCGCGTTATTTTGGCAAAGGGATCAAATGGCAACTGCCAGACTTGGACACTTCTGAGATCGGATATACCTTTGCACGTGAAGCCTATCGTAAGGCAGGCCGCGAAGTGGTGGACGCCACTGTCGGTGGTAAATTGGCGATCTTTCCTAAAGTGGATTACAACACCTTATTTTAG
- a CDS encoding sulfotransferase — MSDILHPILVTGAHRSGTTWVGRMLAADSETGYISEPLNVLHRPGVLRAQVKHWYQYICDENEDEYLTPLQETLQFDYHLFSEIRSLRSFKDVLRMGRDFTLFYRALLSGQRALVKDPFAVFSTPWFAKKLNCKVVITVRHPAAFAGSLQRLDWSFDFNDLLGQPLLMRDHLEIYRNEMQAVKKDDIIGQASLLWKMIYASVHSTRKLNPDFIVVRHEDISRDPINGYRDLYAKLGLDFSSRVEQFILNSSSSENPKELSKKKTHSVKLDSAANIKSWKKRMPEETVKRIREITDDVSRLYYSDEEW; from the coding sequence ATGAGTGATATTCTGCATCCCATTCTTGTCACAGGCGCGCATCGAAGCGGGACCACATGGGTGGGTAGGATGCTTGCCGCTGATTCAGAAACAGGCTACATCAGTGAACCGTTGAATGTGTTGCATCGCCCCGGCGTGCTTCGTGCGCAAGTCAAACATTGGTATCAATATATTTGTGATGAGAATGAAGACGAATATTTAACCCCGCTACAAGAGACACTCCAATTTGATTACCATCTTTTTTCTGAGATACGTTCTTTACGGTCATTTAAAGATGTTTTGCGCATGGGACGTGATTTCACCCTCTTTTATCGTGCGTTACTAAGTGGTCAACGTGCGCTGGTAAAAGATCCGTTTGCGGTGTTTTCAACGCCGTGGTTTGCGAAAAAATTGAATTGTAAGGTTGTCATTACAGTGCGCCATCCCGCCGCATTTGCTGGCAGTTTACAACGCCTCGATTGGAGTTTTGACTTCAACGATTTATTGGGCCAGCCATTGCTGATGCGTGATCATCTTGAAATATATCGGAATGAAATGCAGGCCGTGAAAAAAGATGACATCATTGGGCAGGCTTCATTGTTGTGGAAGATGATCTACGCTTCGGTTCATTCCACCCGTAAGCTGAATCCTGATTTCATAGTTGTTCGCCACGAAGACATTTCCCGTGATCCCATTAACGGATATCGCGATCTGTACGCAAAGCTCGGCCTCGACTTTAGTTCGCGTGTGGAACAATTCATTCTCAATTCAAGTAGTTCAGAAAACCCGAAAGAACTCTCAAAGAAAAAGACGCATTCCGTTAAATTGGATAGCGCCGCTAACATCAAGAGCTGGAAGAAACGCATGCCCGAAGAAACTGTCAAACGGATTCGCGAGATCACAGACGATGTTTCTCGTCTGTATTATTCCGATGAGGAATGGTAA